From the Lepus europaeus isolate LE1 chromosome 12, mLepTim1.pri, whole genome shotgun sequence genome, one window contains:
- the LOC133771052 gene encoding spermatogenesis-associated protein 31D4-like: MEHVLSFLKSHFELWLSFSSIFIDSSLNYTLISGLGLIFLYLSYLVLKLFSITICKNKTIKKCRGRAKRRRKGGTFRGKVLCVHTELCKGDPSVSDPGPLKIPQSQHQDITSFRHLLCPDPHCSVCNRVAAKVSRLLLLGNLLEDTSSVYYMASSASVIKTSFTVTSGHSKTRPRGQKSASLRVPSPPPLSTVSLNHVASLPDLLSPDPPADSVPSEPIPPLASKLPVDPFPPQPVALCPTTPHQSQRSDHDLHPEIALSVMNSPDGLSTDAPTVSEIDHSMPESSWQQAHVKDAKDLSSSNVEQDSIKHELLDGQSSETSCTECASDLVEPTNCLLLSHDNLALLEKQVRKRGDFLIQKERENKMEPILKQLGSDHQLNTSEKMIESSADRYESAVSPDHLYISEPMLESDANKHDSAVSLYFGNSKGKLEELQMNQQYFWGLPSLHSESLCSIIHHSDDCPSTLVIFNGISKASTSQGSLGLSNSQPLIFPEIQTQSSTKTVSQSQSQHATPAQSQSNLQSPIPMLPTSPDFQLRICGVCFHRPPNEAQCLMQSELHQLEYNVLQKEQERLWGLPSMVQTSREYLCPPPPNVSLVSQSSKIHVPISIIPGDYPLSSELRKKFEYHLRKRLIQHRWGLPRRVHESLTLINPERDVPEIYASKSFHRLKWISLLKEQSSKNLRNSESSQLPISDETSSEEFQSDDKEKDHQRHSPKNGPSDHLLSDPEGYSDNSLGSDSDKDQGSHTVSLYENDSRASGINIINQKELENALKEHLNKKIEEINEGRLPETVHSSWHALKQTISFAEKSHSEKQIDGASSVRNFSLNTSQEISFLASGKQKMLEDHISSFYIRMKCGLPTRVLESIQIFSNREDSPSSLGHSYRSSQDSLSSGMHSKVMVSKSLGRSSTALCRDKLKIIKSAPNLDHLLPAASLVGKGGQGDLRPLSPEEKQEHASVQIKDGRQTCLCIADKEIRKQTGPDNRHSPVLVSTSHDGTGPEPKDKRVSSSNKGERLQAPKVKTSEYFPRFNKSREIFKAKELFALQSKSANALTTNKSGDSAAVDEKTKKEKTTLATEIPSPTSVSQDPKLSDFRKHLLSELKLKLENRDHSPVQGQSTDTAVASDNLISKTLLTSAQGVSNGNMAGSQVMHAHLDNTPVSLEQHQEPWVPKPILQNFWDKNLPPNSKRLHHLQPKPGELGEGDAGLGTPQPSRKSCPGQDRALKKMLGRRSSPASSLKDKPPPENLIQKQITKFLQWICLSSTDRGQESFLGKGTTPPSSVNSQSKVNSRAASTRNTKTLQMQTDIGKVLDVKPGSSHGVRITCPQESRSSPTKPVKTLKAQLQAQADTVQGHSFNYKASSYKMNNAKSCSEEAPLADQNYPSKYTLTKDRVRQPQKAVAFKDQPLSQRHLASMPNKEFLPHPNHTCRRQASQVSPTTPTFSEGTVLGDLSLLFRHKMLLQHFQGGRFPPPK, translated from the coding sequence TAATAGAGTGGCTGCCAAAGTCAGTCGACTGCTGTTACTGGGGAACCTGCTAGAGGATACTTCCTCTGTGTATTATATGGCTTCCTCAGCTTCTGTGATTAAGACCTCATTCACTGTGACATCTGGCCACTCAAAAACTCGTCCAAGAGGCCAAAAATCAGCCTCTTTGCGTGTGCCATCTCCACCTCCCCTTTCTACTGTCTCACTTAACCATGTTGCTTCTTTACCTGATTTACTGTCCCCTGATCCACCAGCTGACTCAGTACCATCAGAGCCTATTCCTCCCTTGGCTTCAAAACTCCCAGTGGACCCTTTCCCACCCCAACCTGTTGCTCTTTGCCCTACCACACCACATCAATCTCAGAGATCAGATCATGATCTCCATCCAGAGATTGCTCTGTCTGTAATGAATAGTCCTGATGGGTTGTCAACTGATGCTCCAACAGTCAGTGAAATTGACCATTCAATGCCAGAATCATCCTGGCAGCAGGCCCATGTCAAGGATGCCAAAGACTTGTCCTCTTCCAACGTAGAACAAGATAGTATAAAGCATGAGCTCCTTGATGGCCAGTCTTCTGAGACCTCTTGCACAGAATGTGCATCCGACCTTGTAGAACCCACTAACTGCTTGTTACTCAGCCATGACAATCTGGCACTCTTGGAGAAACAAGTAAGAAAGAGGGGTGACTTCCTGATccagaaggaaagggaaaataaaatggaaccaATTCTAAAACAACTAGGTTCAGACCACCAACTGAATACTTCAGAGAAAATGATAGAGTCAAGTGCTGATAGATATGAGTCAGCAGTCAGTCCAGACCACCTCTATATATCAGAGCCAATGTTAGAATCAGATGCTAATAAGCATGACTCAGCAGTCTCCCTTTATTTTGGAAACAGCAAAGGCAAACTAGAGGAGCTGCAGATGAACCAGCAATACTTTTGGGGTCTTCCATCTTTGCACAGTGAGTCCTTGTGCTCAATTATCCATCATTCAGATGACTGTCCCTCTACTTTGGTCATCTTTAATGGAATCTCCAAAGCTTCCACATCTCAAGGATCTTTAGGACTTTCCAATTCCCAACCTCTGATCTTTCCTGAGATCCAAACTCAATCCTCAACTAAAACTGTCTCCCAATCACAGTCACAACATGCTACTCCGGCCCAGTCTCAGTCCAACCTTCAATCTCCAATCCCAATGCTTCCAACATCTCCCGATTTCCAGCTTAGGATCTGTGGAGTGTGCTTCCATAGACCCCCTAATGAGGCACAGTGTCTCATGCAATCTGAACTTCATCAGCTAGAATACAATGTGCTACAGAAAGAACAGGAACGTTTGTGGGGTTTACCCTCTATGGTCCAAACATCTCGGGAATACCTTTGTCCTCCCCCTCCCAATGTTTCATTGGTGAGCCAGTCCTCCAAAATCCATGTTCCAATCTCCATCATTCCTGGAGATTACCCTCTGAGCAGCGAGCTTCGTAAGAAATTTGAATACCACCTTAGAAAGAGACTCATTCAACACCGATGGGGCCTACCCCGCAGGGTCCATGAGTCTCTGACACTGATTAATCCTGAGAGAGATGTTCCTGAAATATATGCATCAAAGAGTTTTCACAGACTCAAATGGATATCTTTGTTGAAGGAACAGAGTAGCAAAAATTTAAGGAATTCTGAATCGAGCCAACTTCCAATCTCCGATGAGACAAGCTCAGAAGAGTTTCAGTCAGATGACAAAGAGAAGGACCATCAGAGACACAGCCCAAAGAATGGCCCTAGTGATCATCTATTGAGTGACCCAGAAGGATACTCAGATAACAGTTTAGGGTCTGACTCTGATAAAGATCAAGGAAGTCATACAGTGAGTCTGTATGAAAATGATTCAAGGGCCTCAgggataaatataataaatcagaaagaactagaaaatgcactcaaagaacatttaaataagaaaattgaagaaataaatgaggGTAGACTTCCTGAGACTGTTCATAGTTCATGGCATGCCCTTAAGCAGACAATATCTTTTGCTGAGAAATCTCACAGTGAAAAACAGATAGATGGGGCATCATCTGTGAGAAACTTTAGCTTGAACACTTCCCAGGAGATTTCTTTCTTGGCTTCTGGCAAACAAAAGATGCTGGAAGACCATATAAGCAGTTTCTACATAAGGATGAAGTGTGGCCTTCCCACCAGGGTCCTTGAATCCATACAGATCTTCAGCAACAGAGAGGACTCACCTTCTTCCTTAGGCCATTCCTATCGTTCCTCCCAAGATAGCCTTAGTTCTGGGATGCATTCCAAAGTTATGGTATCCAAGTCACTTGGTAGGAGCTCTACAGCTTTGTGTAGAGACAAATTGAAGATAATAAAGTCAGCACCCAATCTGGATCATCTCCTTCCTGCTGCATCACTTGTAGGGAAGGGAGGACAGGGGGACCTGAGACCACTGTCCCCAGAGGAAAAACAGGAGCATGCAAGTGTTCAGATTAAGGATGGCAGACAGACTTGTCTGTGCATCGCAGACAAAGAAATTAGGAAACAGACCGGACCAGACAATAGGCACAGCCCAGTGCTGGTGTCCACAAGTCATGATGGGACTGGACCTGAGCCAAAGGATAAGAGAGTGAGTTCCAGCAACAAAGGAGAAAGGCTTCAGGCTCCCAAAGTAAAGACTTCAGAATACTTCCCAAGGTTTAACAAGTCTAGAGAGATATTTAAGGCCAAGGAGCTCTTTGCTCTTCAATCAAAATCTGCCAATGCCTTGACAACCAACAAGTCAGGGGACTCTGCAGCAGtagatgagaaaacaaagaaagaaaaaactaccCTGGCTACTGAAATTCCCTCACCAACATCAGTTTCCCAGGATCCCAAACTATCAGACTTTAGAAAGCacttgctgagtgaattaaagCTGAAATTGGAGAACAGGGATCATAGCCCTGTTCAAGGCCAGTCCACGGATACGGCTGTTGCCTCAGATAACTTGATTTCCAAAACCTTGCTGACTAGTGCCCAGGGTGTCTCCAATGGGAACATGGCAGGTTCTCAGGTAATGCATGCACATTTGGACAACACACCAGTCAGCCTGGAACAGCATCAGGAGCCCTGGGTCCCTAAGCCTATCCTGCAGAACTTCTGGGATAAGAATCTCCCACCAAATTCAAAGAGACTGCACCATTTGCAACCAAAACCAGGAGAACTTGGTGAAGGGGATGCAGGGTTGGGGACACCACAACCCAGTAGGAAGAGCTGCCCTGGTCAAGACAGGGCATTAAAGAAGATGCTTGGAAGAAGATCTTCCCCAGCCTCATCACTGAAGGATAAGCCTCCTCCTGAAAATCtgatacaaaaacaaataacGAAATTTTTGCAATGGATTTGTCTTAGCAGCACAGACAGAGGGCAAGAAAGTTTCCTTGGAAAGGGGACCACCCCACCATCATCTGTGAACAGCCAAAGCAAAGTTAATAGTAGAGCTGCCTCTACTAGGAACACCAAAACTCTGCAAATGCAGACAGACATTGGCAAGGTGTTAGATGTGAAACCAGGGAGTAGCCATGGTGTCAGAATCACCTGCCCCCAAGAATCACGTTCCTCTCCGACAAAGCCTGTGAAAACTCTTAAGGCACAATTACAGGCCCAGGCAGATACTGTCCAGGGACATTCTTTTAACTACAAAGCTTCCTCCTATAAAATGAATAATGCAAAGTCCTGTAGCGAAGAAGCGCCCTTGGCTGACCAAAATTACCCATCAAAGTATACACTGACCAAAGACAGGGTGAGACAGCCCCAAAAAGCTGTGGCATTCAAGGATCAGCCACTATCGCAGAGGCATCTGGCATCCATGCCCAATAAAGAGTTCCTGCCCCATCCAAACCATACTTGTAGGCGTCAAGCCAGCCAGGTGTCTCCAACCACACCTACATTTTCTGAAGGCACTGTATTGGGAGATCTGTCTCTACTTTTCAGACATAAAATGCTCCTTCAGCATTTCCAGGGAGGAAGATTTCCTCCTCCCAAATAG